In the genome of Maniola jurtina chromosome 3, ilManJurt1.1, whole genome shotgun sequence, one region contains:
- the LOC123881184 gene encoding intraflagellar transport protein 20 homolog: MAEELQKSHLYYDEINKIRVIENTVLKETEDLKETSKEYETKVQDFGKIITNLLDMLKELGDNVEKQKMAAIGATNLVKSIAKDRESEQAKLQAEISDKSIALEQLDSEYDALQILEATQIETIEYLTQLR; the protein is encoded by the exons ATGGCTGAAGAACTACAGAAGTCTCACCTATATTATGatgaaattaacaaaataagaGTTATTGAGAACACAGTTCTTAAGGAAACAGAGGATTTAAAGGAAACTAGCAAAGAGTATGagacaa AGGTACAAGACTTTGGGAAAATAATAACGAATTTGTTAGATATGTTAAAAGAATTAGGAGATAACGTAGAAAAGCAGAAGATGGCTGCTATAGGTGCAACTAATCTCGTAAAATCTATAGCAAAAGACAGAGAAAGTGAACAAGCAAAACTGCAA gcgGAAATAAGCGATAAGTCTATAGCTCTAGAACAATTAGACAGTGAATATGATGCTCTCCAAATATTAGAAGCCACTCAAATCGAAACTATTGAATATTTGACCCAGCtaagataa
- the LOC123881183 gene encoding probable protein phosphatase 2C 11, with protein MGAYLSEPVTEKMSSDEFNEKLECGASSMQGWRVNQEDAHNTILDFDEHTSLFAVYDGHGGAEVATYCSQNLPNFIKNTEAYKNGDMIQALKDAFLGFDATIASKEVMDILKELAGEINPPGPSDNEESEDENISNLYKDARLPLQEVLAKYENKLSSLHRNRLGDTTTPMSPCLRAKKHGEEPGGSGAGASSSSSGIDVAGSSSEQVEDEATSSKNGSSLVEEGCKTEEDSGVSSTNLNEEDKEVNGEVSTTDDKDKSVTMEVDKVVNTPDSSGENCNQPEQSVDSKAPGNGSTTSEVCNGEVTNSKVDGENNISSSNGSTTPKSVSSKDKASPVSSSKVMPDRPKKSSLRRAAAAVYETLRQHSPDDDEESDSNDETFEGGEVDSSEGENVNGVEDSSEDGDAEDEDEEEEYEVESSDEDGEEDINMAEEPGNDSGCTAVVALLKGNELYVANAGDSRCIICREGKAIDMSVDHKPEDTAELERITKAGGKVSNDGRINGGLNLSRAIGDHSYKQNKDLDAKEQMITALPDVNILTIEPEKDQFMVLACDGIWNFMSSQDVCDFILPRLAEGRERLSQICEEMFDHCLAPSTMGDGTGCDNMTAIIVRFKEGVIADIGQYTNTEGSKKRAAEEEPSEDQQETKKQKVDDALSSSDVTSSV; from the exons ATGGGTGCATATTTATCAGAACCCGTTACTGAAAAAATGTCTAGTGACGAATTTAACGAAAAGCTTGAATGCGGTGCAAGCTCCATGCAGGGTTGGCGTGTCAACCAAGAG GATGCACATAACACTATCTTGGACTTTGATGAGCATACATCACTGTTTGCGGTGTATGACGGTCATGGTGGTGCAGAGGTAGCTACATATTGCTCACAAAATTTGCCAAACTTTATCAAAAACACAGAGGCATACAAAAATGGAGATATGATTCAAGCCTTGAAGGATGCCTTTCTTGGATTTGATGCTACTATTGCCAGTAAAGAAGTTATGGACATATTAAAAGAATTAGCAG GTGAAATAAACCCCCCAGGGCCGAGTGATAATGAAGAATCAGAAGATGAAAACATTAGTAACCTCTATAAAGATGCAAGACTTCCACTACAG GAAGTATTGGCGAAATATGAAAACAAGCTGAGCTCTCTCCATCGCAATAGGCTTGGTGATACTACTACACCAATGTCTCCCTGTTTACGCGCTAAGAAACATGGAGAAGAGCCTGGTGGCTCAG GTGCTGGTGCATCAAGTTCCAGTTCGGGCATAGATGTGGCTGGTTCAAGTTCAGAGCAAGTTGAAGATGAGGCTACATCCAGCAAGAATGGCTCGTCTTTAGTGGAGGAAGGGTGTAAGACTGAAGAGGACTCTGGTGTATCCTCAACAAATTTAAATGAAGAAGACAAGGAAGTGAATGGAGAG GTATCTACTACTGATGACAAGGACAAATCAGTTACAATGGAAGTTGACAAGGTGGTTAACACTCCAGACAGTTCAGGGGAAAATTGTAATCAACCAGAACAGAGTGTTGATTCCAAGGCACCAGGAAACGGTTCCACCACCTCAGAAGTGTGCAATGGAGAAGTGACAAATTCTAAGGTTGACGGAGAAAATAATATAAGCTCCTCAAATGGTTCCACAACACCTAAATCTGTGTCATCCAAAG ATAAAGCATCACCGGTCTCGAGTTCAAAAGTAATGCCTGATAGACCAAAGAAATCGAGTCTCAGGCGCGCCGCCGCTGCCGTCTATGAGACACTGAGGCAGCATTCGCCCGATGATGATGAGGAAAGTGACTCCAACGACGAGACCTTCGAGGGCGGGGAGGTTGATTCCTCTGAGGGAGAAAATGTTAATGGGGTTGAGGATTCTTCTGAGGATG GTGACGCGGAGGATGAAGACGAAGAAGAGGAATACGAAGTGGAATCCAGCGACGAAGATGGAGAGGAAGACATCAATATGGCGGAAGAGCCTGGCAATGACAGCGGCTGCACTGCTGTGGTGGCATTGCTAAAAG GGAATGAACTGTATGTAGCGAATGCCGGCGACTCCCGCTGCATAATATGTAGAGAGGGCAAAGCGATCGACATGTCAGTTGACCACAAACCAGAAGACACGGCCGAACTCGAAAGGATCACGAAGGCAGGAGGCAAGGTGTCAAACGACGGCCGAATCAACGGAGGGCTAAATCTTTCACGAGCCATAGGAGACCATTCGTACAAGCAAAACAAAGACCTGGACGCTAAAGAGCAGATGATCACAGCACTTCCAGATGTTAACATACTCACGATAGAACCTGAGAAGGATCAGTTCATGGTGCTAGCTTGCGATGGCATTTGGAATTTCATGTCTAGTCAAGATGTTTGCGACTTCATCTTGCCCAGACTGGCTGAAGGAAGAGAGAGGCTATCCCAGATTTGTGAAGAG atgtTTGACCACTGCTTGGCACCCAGTACAATGGGAGATGGCACCGGCTGTGACAACATGACCGCAATCATTGTGCGGTTCAAGGAGGGCGTCATCGCTGACATTGGACAGTACACGAATACCGAGGGCTCGAAAAAACGCGCTGCCGAGGAAGAGCCCAGTGAGGACCAGCAAGAGACAAAGAAGCAAAAGGTTGACGACGCCTTATCGAGTTCGGACGTAACTTCAAGTGTTTAG